In Hallerella succinigenes, the following are encoded in one genomic region:
- the pyrE gene encoding orotate phosphoribosyltransferase: MIKKDEFVHFLVETGALKFGAFVTKSGRHTPYFINTGEFRTGKALARLSEFYAQAFVEHFSGKATNLFGPAYKGIPLCAATAIALAEKHNLDLSFTYNRKEAKDHGEGGNLVGDTYKEAKDVVIIEDVITAGTSVNETMQTMKNFPNAKIKGLLISVDRRERLENGKSALETVQETYGIEAHSIINIDDIISFLESEDNRKKIGAPEDILERVRAYRKEWGV, from the coding sequence ATGATCAAGAAGGATGAATTCGTCCACTTTCTCGTAGAAACCGGCGCCCTCAAGTTTGGCGCGTTTGTGACCAAGAGCGGCCGTCATACGCCGTACTTCATCAACACGGGTGAGTTCCGCACGGGCAAAGCTCTCGCCCGCCTTTCGGAATTTTACGCTCAGGCTTTTGTTGAACATTTTAGCGGCAAGGCGACAAACCTTTTTGGTCCGGCTTACAAGGGCATTCCTCTTTGCGCAGCGACCGCAATCGCACTCGCCGAAAAGCACAACCTGGACTTGAGCTTCACCTACAACCGTAAGGAAGCAAAGGACCACGGCGAAGGCGGAAATCTCGTCGGCGACACCTACAAGGAAGCCAAGGACGTCGTGATCATCGAAGACGTGATTACCGCAGGTACTTCCGTGAACGAAACGATGCAGACCATGAAGAACTTCCCGAATGCGAAGATCAAAGGTCTCCTCATTTCCGTCGACCGTCGCGAACGCCTTGAAAATGGAAAGTCCGCTCTTGAAACCGTTCAGGAAACCTACGGCATCGAAGCCCATTCCATCATCAACATCGACGACATCATCTCGTTCCTCGAAAGCGAAGACAATCGCAAAAAAATCGGTGCACCGGAAGATATTCTCGAACGCGTTCGCGCTTATCGCAAAGAATGGGGTGTGTAA
- a CDS encoding Na/Pi cotransporter family protein has protein sequence MLFSQIAQCVIFLIGGAGIFLLGLRFLSMGLQTIAGPTLQKLISKVTNHCVLGILVGMGVTCLVQSSAVTMAMVIGFVNAGIMQLSQTLGVIMGANIGTTITGWVLVLHMDQYGMPLAGACALVYCFAKKERIKYSALALLGVGLVFVGLAAMKVSLAPVSNNQDFLNALAVFNANNILSICACILVGFLMATIMQSSSASLGVTIVLASQGLIGFNTAAALVLGQNIGCTISALMIAANTSRHARRAAFFHLFFNIFGVVWVTLLFEPTIAGMRWFLHTAFGMANPDDPKNVTLAIALYHTTFNIVNTLVVLPFTGKIPALLDKFFPNKVVPKHAVVTKLDPALIKSPFAAITQSAREMNMMNDTVRDMLKDLRLVLEGKADKKIVERIFEAEEKLDMAQTEVISFLTGLLSTSVSKSIANDAERQLRMSDDLETASDYVTQALKLCLRLRDHNVAFDKLHQESLISLHDAVSELADDVAVVLNDSHDVHTLAAIRRQGHEITEQVRDSRAKHWGHVAEVSEDPLLTTTFTDLLGTYRKIKEHLVTATHALGSEIIDDGSR, from the coding sequence ATGTTGTTCTCGCAAATTGCTCAGTGCGTCATCTTCCTCATCGGTGGCGCGGGTATTTTCCTCCTCGGTTTACGATTCCTTTCGATGGGCCTACAAACGATCGCTGGGCCGACCCTCCAAAAACTCATTAGTAAGGTAACGAACCACTGCGTTCTAGGTATTCTTGTCGGCATGGGCGTGACCTGTCTTGTACAGTCGAGCGCCGTGACAATGGCGATGGTCATCGGGTTTGTAAACGCCGGGATCATGCAGCTGTCCCAGACTCTCGGCGTGATCATGGGTGCAAATATCGGTACGACGATTACGGGCTGGGTCTTGGTTCTTCATATGGACCAGTACGGGATGCCTCTCGCCGGTGCCTGTGCCCTGGTTTACTGCTTTGCTAAAAAAGAACGTATCAAGTATTCGGCCCTCGCCCTTTTGGGTGTGGGTCTTGTTTTTGTCGGTCTTGCGGCGATGAAGGTTTCGCTTGCCCCGGTTTCGAATAACCAGGACTTTTTGAACGCTCTTGCGGTCTTCAATGCGAATAATATTCTGAGCATTTGCGCGTGCATCTTGGTGGGCTTCCTCATGGCGACGATCATGCAGTCGAGTTCCGCTTCTCTCGGTGTGACGATTGTGCTTGCTTCCCAGGGCTTGATCGGCTTCAATACGGCTGCGGCTCTCGTGCTCGGCCAGAACATCGGTTGTACGATTTCCGCTTTGATGATTGCGGCGAATACTTCCCGCCACGCTCGCCGTGCGGCTTTCTTCCATTTGTTCTTCAACATCTTCGGTGTGGTTTGGGTGACGCTCCTCTTTGAACCGACGATTGCCGGGATGCGCTGGTTCTTGCACACGGCTTTTGGCATGGCGAACCCGGACGACCCAAAGAACGTGACTCTTGCGATTGCGCTTTACCACACGACTTTCAATATTGTGAACACCCTCGTCGTGCTGCCGTTTACGGGCAAGATTCCGGCGCTCCTGGACAAGTTCTTCCCGAACAAGGTGGTGCCGAAGCACGCTGTGGTGACAAAGCTCGACCCGGCTCTCATCAAGTCTCCGTTTGCTGCGATTACGCAGTCTGCCCGTGAAATGAACATGATGAACGACACGGTTCGCGACATGCTCAAGGATCTGCGCCTTGTTTTGGAAGGCAAGGCAGACAAGAAAATTGTGGAACGCATCTTTGAAGCTGAAGAGAAACTCGACATGGCTCAGACCGAAGTCATCAGCTTCCTCACGGGCCTCCTTTCGACGAGCGTTTCCAAGAGCATTGCAAACGATGCGGAACGCCAACTCCGCATGAGCGACGATCTCGAAACCGCATCCGACTACGTGACCCAGGCGTTAAAGCTTTGCCTGCGCCTGCGCGACCATAACGTTGCCTTCGACAAGTTGCACCAGGAAAGCCTGATTTCGTTGCACGATGCCGTGTCGGAACTCGCCGACGACGTCGCTGTCGTCTTGAATGATTCCCATGACGTTCATACGCTCGCCGCGATCCGTCGCCAGGGACATGAAATTACGGAACAGGTTCGTGACAGCCGTGCAAAGCACTGGGGTCATGTCGCCGAAGTCAGCGAAGATCCTCTGCTCACGACCACCTTCACCGACTTGCTCGGCACATACCGCAAGATCAAGGAACACTTGGTCACGGCAACGCATGCTCTCGGCTCCGAAATCATCGACGACGGTTCCCGCTAA
- the coaE gene encoding dephospho-CoA kinase (Dephospho-CoA kinase (CoaE) performs the final step in coenzyme A biosynthesis.) → MKKIGICGKIGSGKSAVGVLLAEKGAFVLDLDVEMHRLYTESEELRTKISERFGAVCVQNGTVDRAALASQVFKDPRSLKDLEKIVYPMLQKHAENKLKRIENSENPPKIAAVEGALLFKWPEFSKNLAEIWVVQAPDDIRLERLQKRGLLKDDALRRMQIQALDPLPPNDHYEYIDNWGSLAELQALVLQKAQI, encoded by the coding sequence ATGAAAAAGATTGGAATTTGCGGTAAAATCGGTTCTGGCAAAAGTGCTGTCGGAGTTCTGCTCGCCGAAAAGGGTGCCTTTGTACTGGATTTAGACGTGGAAATGCACAGGCTTTACACGGAATCCGAGGAACTGCGCACGAAAATTTCCGAACGTTTCGGGGCGGTTTGCGTCCAAAACGGCACCGTGGACCGGGCCGCTCTCGCTTCTCAGGTCTTCAAAGACCCGAGATCCCTCAAGGATTTGGAAAAAATCGTCTATCCAATGCTCCAAAAGCATGCAGAAAACAAGCTCAAACGGATTGAAAATTCTGAAAATCCGCCGAAAATCGCCGCCGTGGAAGGGGCTTTGCTCTTCAAATGGCCCGAATTTTCCAAAAATTTGGCAGAAATTTGGGTGGTCCAGGCTCCGGACGACATTCGCCTCGAAAGGCTCCAAAAGCGCGGGCTTTTGAAGGATGATGCCCTCCGCCGCATGCAAATTCAGGCTCTGGACCCGCTTCCGCCGAATGACCACTATGAATATATAGATAACTGGGGAAGTCTCGCGGAATTGCAGGCTCTTGTTCTCCAAAAAGCTCAAATTTGA
- a CDS encoding phosphoribosylaminoimidazolesuccinocarboxamide synthase has product MSLKFDTPITDVPLFHQGKVRDMYDLGDSFLMVASDRLSAFDVVLPTPITGKGKILNQLSLFWFEHLGMPNHLITANVDEYPAVLQKYKDYLRGRSMIVKKAKRHSVECIVRGYIVGSGWKDYQKTGKICGHVLPEGLQLCQKLEKPLYTPSTKPDVGHDENISFEQTFDIVGEKVATDLRDLSLDVYTKARDYAASKGIILADTKFEFGEIDGKTVLIDEVLTPDSSRYWPADKYQVGKNQESFDKQYVRDWLETLDWGKTYPGPEIPAEVVKNTLAKYVEIFVRLTGREPEL; this is encoded by the coding sequence ATGAGCTTAAAATTCGATACTCCGATTACTGATGTCCCACTGTTCCACCAAGGTAAAGTACGTGACATGTACGACCTGGGCGACAGCTTCCTGATGGTCGCAAGCGACCGCCTTTCCGCATTCGACGTGGTGCTCCCCACTCCGATTACGGGCAAGGGTAAAATTCTTAACCAGCTTTCGCTCTTCTGGTTCGAACATCTCGGCATGCCGAACCACCTGATTACGGCGAACGTGGACGAATATCCGGCAGTGCTCCAGAAGTACAAGGATTACCTCCGCGGCCGTTCGATGATCGTGAAGAAAGCCAAGCGTCACAGTGTAGAATGCATCGTGCGAGGCTACATCGTGGGTTCCGGCTGGAAGGACTACCAGAAGACCGGTAAAATTTGTGGGCACGTTCTCCCCGAAGGCCTGCAGCTCTGCCAGAAGCTCGAAAAGCCGCTCTACACGCCGAGCACCAAGCCGGACGTGGGCCACGACGAAAACATTTCCTTTGAACAGACCTTCGACATCGTCGGCGAAAAGGTGGCTACCGATCTTCGCGATCTGTCCCTCGACGTCTACACGAAGGCTCGCGATTACGCGGCTTCCAAGGGCATCATTCTCGCCGATACCAAGTTCGAATTTGGCGAAATCGACGGCAAGACCGTTTTGATCGACGAAGTCTTGACTCCGGACTCCAGCCGTTATTGGCCTGCAGACAAGTACCAGGTCGGCAAGAACCAGGAAAGCTTCGACAAGCAGTACGTGCGTGACTGGCTCGAAACTCTCGACTGGGGCAAGACCTACCCGGGTCCGGAAATTCCGGCTGAAGTCGTGAAGAACACGCTCGCCAAGTACGTGGAAATCTTCGTGCGCCTCACCGGACGCGAACCGGAACTTTAA
- the putP gene encoding sodium/proline symporter PutP, with protein sequence MTIMAIFILYLLMMLGIGFYFSRRANSLNSYYLGNRGMNKWVVAMSAQASDMSGWLLMGLPGAIYLSGLSEAWIGLGLVVGTYVNWKIVGRRLRKYTYYCNDSITLPDFFANRFRDKRGIIRVVSALFILIFFLFYTTSGFVSCGKLFSTIFGWEYTTSLWVGVIVVVGYTFLGGFLAVSWTDFVQGVLMLIALLLVPTIICEMNDGFAPTVDAMNQVNPYLMNIFTNASTGKAVTMISIVSSLAWGLGYFGMPHILVRFMSIKNPDEITHSRRIAMTWVVLSLGASILIAVFGRYYLMQQGIALDDPERVFLVVTQNLFPTVIAAIMMSAVLAAIMSTADSQLLVSASAFSNDLYKRLIHKNASNQELMLVSRGVVVAIALVAGYLAFQGRPGASSGFLDVVMSLVSFAWAGFGSTFGPIVLLALFWKRINLSGAISGMIVGGVVAFAWKFYFSGFSSDCSIFGLYELVPGFVLNFVTAVVVSLCTKKPSDEIVQEFERVDASRLSDLDLEKEVR encoded by the coding sequence ATGACTATAATGGCTATTTTCATCCTTTACCTGTTGATGATGCTCGGTATCGGATTTTATTTCTCTCGCAGGGCGAACAGTCTGAATTCCTATTATTTGGGCAATCGCGGCATGAATAAATGGGTCGTGGCGATGTCCGCTCAAGCTTCCGATATGAGTGGCTGGCTTTTGATGGGCCTCCCGGGCGCGATTTACCTTTCGGGCCTTTCGGAAGCGTGGATCGGTCTCGGTCTTGTCGTCGGAACCTATGTGAACTGGAAAATTGTCGGTCGCAGGCTTCGCAAGTACACGTATTACTGCAACGATTCCATTACGCTGCCGGACTTTTTTGCGAACCGCTTCCGGGACAAGCGCGGAATCATCCGCGTGGTTTCCGCTCTCTTTATTTTGATCTTCTTTCTGTTCTATACGACTTCGGGATTTGTCAGTTGCGGTAAATTGTTCTCAACGATTTTCGGTTGGGAATATACGACTTCTCTTTGGGTGGGCGTGATTGTGGTCGTGGGCTACACGTTCCTCGGTGGCTTTTTGGCGGTGAGCTGGACGGACTTTGTGCAGGGCGTTTTGATGCTGATAGCGCTTTTGCTCGTGCCGACGATTATCTGCGAAATGAACGACGGCTTTGCTCCGACAGTCGATGCGATGAACCAGGTGAATCCCTACTTGATGAACATTTTCACGAATGCTTCGACGGGTAAGGCGGTAACGATGATTTCGATCGTTTCTTCCCTGGCTTGGGGCCTTGGCTACTTTGGCATGCCGCATATCCTTGTGCGCTTTATGTCGATCAAGAATCCGGATGAGATCACGCATTCCCGTCGCATCGCCATGACTTGGGTTGTACTTTCGCTCGGTGCTTCAATATTGATTGCTGTGTTTGGACGTTATTATTTGATGCAGCAGGGCATAGCCTTGGATGATCCGGAACGTGTATTCTTGGTGGTGACGCAGAACCTGTTCCCGACCGTCATTGCGGCGATCATGATGTCCGCTGTGCTTGCGGCGATCATGAGTACAGCGGACTCCCAGCTCTTGGTTTCGGCGAGTGCTTTTAGCAATGATCTTTACAAGCGTTTGATTCACAAGAATGCAAGCAATCAGGAACTGATGCTGGTGAGCCGTGGCGTCGTGGTGGCGATCGCTCTTGTTGCGGGTTATCTCGCATTCCAGGGCCGTCCGGGTGCTTCGAGTGGATTTCTCGATGTGGTCATGAGCCTTGTGAGCTTTGCCTGGGCGGGTTTTGGTTCAACCTTTGGCCCGATCGTTCTGCTCGCCCTTTTCTGGAAGCGCATCAATCTTTCGGGAGCGATTAGCGGAATGATCGTCGGCGGTGTCGTTGCTTTTGCGTGGAAGTTCTACTTTTCGGGCTTTTCGAGCGACTGCTCGATTTTTGGATTGTACGAACTGGTTCCGGGCTTTGTGCTGAACTTTGTGACTGCGGTCGTGGTGAGCCTTTGCACGAAGAAGCCTTCCGATGAAATTGTTCAGGAATTTGAACGGGTGGACGCTTCCCGTTTGAGCGATCTGGATCTCGAAAAGGAAGTTCGCTAG